In one ANME-2 cluster archaeon genomic region, the following are encoded:
- a CDS encoding ABC transporter permease translates to MFDIILRNLSQRKVRTGLTVFGIALGIFAVIVMGSMSENFNQTFETSFSLTADKIRVFGSSGVFGGSVTTGKAADVRKVPGVKDAYGLLMAPLEEGGAMSFGGNQIVGLPPEKSQTVLDPVRVKEGRFLMRGDRYETVIGTSIATQYKIGVGDRLEIRDKYFTVVGVLEYTGSFFDSSAAVPLDIAQDVYDMGDMVSMIFAIPEDGVDGDVLARRIKLSVEGVDTLSPTELEKEARQSLMIFSVITVSAAVLAAIIGGLSVMNTMLMSVMERTKEFGILKAMGAEEGDILMMTVGEAAIMGLLGGLLGLACGWGVVYAMNMWLAGKGIVLFLITPRLVIIAMLFAILLGTLSGIYPALRASRMSPMEALRYE, encoded by the coding sequence GTGTTCGACATTATCCTGAGAAATTTATCCCAGCGCAAGGTCAGGACAGGACTGACCGTGTTCGGGATAGCCCTGGGCATATTTGCAGTTATTGTTATGGGCTCGATGTCCGAGAACTTCAACCAGACCTTCGAAACCTCATTTTCACTGACCGCAGATAAAATCCGTGTGTTCGGTTCAAGCGGTGTGTTCGGCGGGAGTGTAACTACCGGCAAAGCGGCAGATGTCAGGAAAGTACCCGGAGTAAAGGATGCTTACGGACTGTTAATGGCACCGCTGGAAGAAGGGGGGGCAATGAGTTTCGGTGGTAACCAGATAGTGGGATTGCCGCCTGAAAAATCCCAGACCGTACTGGACCCTGTCAGGGTTAAGGAAGGGAGGTTCCTTATGAGGGGGGACCGGTACGAAACGGTGATTGGCACCAGTATTGCGACCCAGTACAAAATTGGCGTGGGAGACCGTCTCGAGATACGGGACAAGTACTTCACCGTGGTCGGCGTGCTGGAATATACGGGTAGTTTTTTTGATTCCTCTGCAGCCGTTCCTCTTGACATTGCCCAGGATGTTTATGATATGGGTGACATGGTCTCCATGATATTTGCCATTCCCGAGGACGGGGTTGACGGTGACGTGCTGGCCAGGCGTATCAAGCTCAGCGTGGAAGGAGTGGATACGCTCTCGCCCACTGAACTGGAAAAAGAAGCGAGGCAGAGCCTGATGATATTCTCTGTTATTACGGTCAGCGCTGCGGTCCTGGCCGCGATTATCGGCGGCCTGAGCGTCATGAACACCATGCTAATGTCGGTGATGGAGCGGACCAAGGAGTTTGGCATATTAAAGGCAATGGGAGCCGAGGAGGGTGATATCCTGATGATGACGGTTGGGGAAGCTGCCATAATGGGTCTGTTGGGGGGGCTGCTGGGACTGGCCTGTGGATGGGGTGTCGTGTATGCCATGAACATGTGGCTGGCCGGGAAAGGGATCGTTTTGTTCCTTATCACACCCAGGCTCGTGATCATTGCCATGCTGTTCGCTATATTGCTGGGTACTCTCTCGGGCATCTACCCGGCCCTGCGGGCTTCCCGCATGAGTCCTATGGAGGCCCTGCGGTATGAATAG
- a CDS encoding ABC transporter ATP-binding protein — MNSAKPDIILKTRGLKETYMQGKVPVHALQGVDLEVKRGELISIVGPSGSGKSTLLSIIGMLETPTEGEVFIDGVEVTGVKTKEIPRLRREKIGFVFQHFNLLPALTALGNVEIAMRFARVPRKERIRRATEVLTEMGLGERLNHKPSELSGGEQQRVSIARALANKPSIILADEPTGEVDTRTRDLIVGILRRLSDGGQTVIIVTHDMWVAERTDRVIRLVDGMVEGS, encoded by the coding sequence ATGAATAGTGCTAAACCAGACATTATTTTGAAGACCCGCGGCCTGAAAGAGACTTACATGCAGGGTAAGGTGCCGGTACATGCATTGCAGGGTGTGGACCTGGAAGTGAAACGAGGTGAATTGATAAGTATCGTGGGCCCCTCAGGTTCCGGGAAATCTACCCTGCTGTCGATCATCGGCATGCTGGAGACCCCTACCGAAGGCGAGGTGTTCATTGACGGCGTGGAGGTGACCGGGGTCAAGACGAAGGAGATACCAAGGCTGCGCCGCGAAAAGATAGGGTTCGTGTTCCAGCACTTCAACCTGCTGCCCGCACTGACCGCACTGGGTAATGTGGAGATAGCCATGAGGTTTGCCAGGGTACCCAGGAAAGAGCGGATACGGCGGGCCACTGAGGTGCTGACCGAAATGGGATTGGGTGAACGTTTGAACCATAAACCATCCGAATTGAGCGGGGGGGAGCAGCAGAGGGTGAGCATCGCCAGGGCACTGGCCAACAAGCCTTCAATTATTCTGGCTGATGAGCCTACCGGGGAAGTGGATACCAGGACGAGGGACCTTATAGTGGGTATCTTGCGGCGGCTGTCTGATGGCGGGCAAACGGTGATCATAGTTACGCATGATATGTGGGTGGCTGAGCGGACAGACAGGGTTATCAGGCTGGTCGACGGGATGGTGGAGGGTTCATGA
- a CDS encoding DUF2111 domain-containing protein, with amino-acid sequence MNEMAGLCISEDSTAKELEPLAIAIYGVVGLPTTMRSKNHKGVRIENNKVVDYDYTGPYLEEALSTGNIFHGFATRGPYKGMPVIVSPIKNREGETIAVLGTVNLSGYIDLKRF; translated from the coding sequence GTGAATGAAATGGCAGGACTTTGCATATCCGAAGATTCAACGGCTAAGGAACTTGAACCACTCGCCATCGCCATCTACGGCGTGGTCGGACTCCCCACCACCATGAGGAGTAAGAACCATAAAGGAGTACGGATAGAGAACAACAAGGTAGTAGATTATGATTATACCGGTCCGTATCTCGAAGAAGCTCTGAGCACGGGTAACATATTCCATGGATTTGCCACCCGTGGACCATATAAGGGCATGCCTGTTATTGTATCACCGATCAAGAACCGTGAGGGTGAGACAATCGCTGTTCTGGGGACCGTTAACCTGTCAGGTTACATCGATCTGAAACGGTTCTGA
- a CDS encoding UPF0182 family protein, with the protein MAVKNRLELILVLLFLTIFFLPSIGGLALDYLWYDSLGYADVFLVKYRAALLLFGVTFLLTGSILYLVYRSGSATILKAGRPVTSLWETQFFAGIEKEYIDVTPKKNVAAALTTIRLPAILFIILFSGMQALAISGSWLKILMYLNRTPFGQADPIFNNDIAFYVFSLPFYHTLLNYASAVLFLGLLLMAGLYATFNWKLLMKLPADMSILLAAFLITFSVKTYLGRYNILYSETGVVYGAGYIDVTIKQYIPVIVALVFLFTAVAILLSGWSGGPSLPSTPKLLAGMVAVLVLITVLGGVTASLIQDLKVLPNEQELERPYIMNNIQSTNNAYELGDVETRQYPLTYNLSLDILTHPSITNARVWDYRPLMTIYNQKQAIRTYYGFNDVDVDRYIINGTATQVWLSPREIFYDQLQGKADTWLNKHVLYTHGIGLVMSPVNKVVDQGMPEMYIENIPPVSSLPALTIEQPRIYYGEKTDSYIITGTGREEFDYPSGNTNMLTTYTGTGGIGMGGLNKLITTLALSDLKILMSPDIGDKSKLHINRNVMERAEHITPYLFLDRDAYAVLGDDGHIYWIINGFTTTDRYPYSEPLQIGNTRVNYIQDSTKAVIDAYNGTITYYVMEDDPVLSTYSKIFPGVFKPMDQMPADIRSHMRYSPDLFMIQSKIYTDYHMKVPEVFYNREDRWQFAKEKYGSLQIQVEPYNVLLELDGSTDFYMMLPFTPSNKDNMISWMAVNQDPPNYGQKILYEFSKDKLIYGPAQIEALIDQDEDISKDLTLWSTGGSNVIRGNLLVIPIEDSILYIEPLYISAESASSIPELKKILVVYENRVVMEDSLEAALAQLMGANVSTAAPQPGMPGAEDKDLNQLLGETLVHYETARKYLEAGDLENYGREMKIVDSLMEQLGQLVQDKVN; encoded by the coding sequence ATGGCAGTAAAGAACAGGCTTGAATTAATTCTGGTATTATTATTTCTCACAATTTTCTTCTTGCCGTCCATAGGCGGACTGGCACTGGATTATCTATGGTACGACTCACTGGGTTATGCGGATGTCTTCCTGGTAAAGTACAGGGCCGCACTGTTGTTGTTCGGAGTAACATTCCTGCTGACCGGCAGCATATTGTACCTGGTATACCGTTCTGGCAGTGCCACTATTCTGAAAGCGGGCAGGCCAGTTACGTCATTATGGGAGACACAGTTCTTCGCAGGTATCGAGAAGGAATACATAGACGTAACACCAAAGAAGAATGTAGCTGCAGCTTTAACAACTATCCGGCTGCCGGCCATACTGTTTATCATCCTCTTCTCGGGGATGCAGGCACTGGCAATATCAGGGTCCTGGCTTAAGATACTGATGTACCTGAACCGGACACCGTTCGGACAGGCAGACCCCATATTCAACAATGATATTGCATTTTACGTTTTTTCCCTGCCATTCTACCATACCCTGCTGAACTACGCCTCAGCGGTACTGTTTCTGGGACTTTTACTTATGGCCGGGTTATATGCCACTTTCAACTGGAAGCTGTTGATGAAACTGCCCGCAGACATGAGCATACTGCTTGCAGCTTTTCTTATCACGTTCTCTGTAAAGACATATCTCGGACGGTACAATATCCTGTACAGTGAGACCGGTGTGGTGTACGGCGCTGGTTACATCGATGTGACCATCAAACAGTATATCCCTGTTATTGTAGCCCTGGTATTCCTGTTCACAGCTGTTGCCATACTGCTTTCGGGCTGGTCAGGTGGGCCTTCCCTGCCATCCACCCCCAAACTCCTGGCTGGTATGGTAGCTGTACTAGTATTGATAACCGTGCTCGGGGGTGTTACTGCCTCGCTGATACAGGACCTGAAGGTGTTACCAAATGAACAGGAACTGGAAAGACCGTACATAATGAATAACATACAATCAACCAATAACGCTTATGAACTTGGTGATGTGGAAACACGGCAATACCCCCTGACCTACAACCTGTCATTGGATATATTAACGCACCCGTCAATAACCAATGCCCGGGTCTGGGATTACCGCCCGTTGATGACTATATATAACCAGAAACAGGCAATACGCACGTATTACGGGTTCAATGACGTGGATGTTGACCGGTACATTATTAACGGCACTGCCACACAGGTATGGCTCTCCCCCCGCGAGATATTTTATGACCAGTTGCAGGGGAAGGCCGATACCTGGCTTAACAAACACGTGCTCTACACCCACGGTATCGGATTGGTGATGTCTCCGGTGAACAAAGTAGTGGACCAGGGGATGCCCGAGATGTATATCGAGAATATCCCTCCTGTCAGTTCCCTGCCCGCCCTTACTATCGAGCAGCCCAGGATATATTACGGTGAGAAGACCGATTCATATATTATCACAGGTACCGGCAGGGAAGAGTTCGACTACCCCAGCGGGAACACGAATATGTTAACAACCTATACCGGCACCGGAGGTATCGGCATGGGTGGCCTGAACAAGCTCATAACTACCCTTGCCCTGAGTGATCTGAAGATATTGATGTCACCTGATATAGGCGACAAGAGCAAATTACACATCAACAGGAATGTAATGGAGCGCGCAGAGCATATCACACCCTATCTGTTCCTTGACCGGGATGCCTATGCAGTGCTGGGTGATGACGGCCATATCTACTGGATAATCAATGGGTTCACGACCACTGACAGATACCCTTATTCTGAACCGCTGCAAATTGGAAACACCAGGGTGAACTATATACAGGATTCCACCAAGGCCGTGATAGATGCCTATAATGGTACAATCACCTATTATGTGATGGAAGATGACCCGGTGCTTAGCACATATTCAAAGATATTCCCGGGTGTGTTCAAACCCATGGATCAGATGCCTGCCGATATCAGGTCCCATATGAGGTATTCTCCAGACCTGTTCATGATACAGTCAAAGATATACACTGATTATCACATGAAAGTCCCTGAGGTGTTCTACAACCGTGAAGACCGGTGGCAGTTCGCAAAGGAGAAATATGGCAGTTTACAGATACAGGTGGAGCCCTATAATGTATTACTGGAACTGGACGGCTCAACTGATTTTTACATGATGCTGCCCTTCACCCCCAGTAACAAGGACAATATGATATCCTGGATGGCAGTGAACCAGGACCCTCCCAACTATGGCCAGAAGATATTGTACGAGTTCTCCAAGGACAAGCTGATATACGGTCCGGCCCAGATAGAGGCGTTGATAGACCAGGACGAGGATATCTCGAAGGACCTGACCCTGTGGAGCACGGGTGGTTCGAATGTGATACGGGGTAACCTGCTGGTAATTCCTATCGAGGATTCTATCCTGTATATCGAACCCCTGTACATCTCAGCAGAATCGGCATCCAGTATCCCTGAACTCAAGAAGATACTGGTGGTCTATGAGAACAGGGTGGTAATGGAAGATTCACTTGAAGCTGCGCTTGCACAGTTAATGGGTGCGAATGTCTCGACCGCTGCACCCCAGCCGGGTATGCCTGGTGCTGAGGATAAAGACCTGAACCAGCTCCTGGGGGAGACACTGGTGCATTATGAGACTGCCAGGAAATATCTTGAAGCGGGCGACCTTGAGAATTACGGGCGCGAAATGAAGATTGTGGACAGCCTGATGGAACAGTTAGGGCAACTGGTGCAGGATAAGGTAAATTAG
- the dinB gene encoding DNA polymerase IV: MERFILHVDMDSFYASVEQREHPSYKGQPVVVGSDPQGGHGRGVVSTCSYEARAFGIHSGMPISRAFKLCPDAVFVPVDMALYKEVSHSIMELLRSCADRFQQVSVDEAYLDISESACTMQEAVNIAGIIKTMIKEQKGLTCSIGIAPNKTAAKIASDLDKPDGLTIVEPDRVAEFLEPLEVRRLPGIGSKNDEILAGMDIRTIGQLARCEPDLLVRIFGKWGARMHQLAQGIDESEVAEGAGSKSVSKEHTFQVDTSDAEELYASLDSIAERVHRALIRQGFSFRTVSVKIRQEDFTTFTRARTLDIYTRDPDIIKQESRELSCEFFDGRKIRLLGIKLSNLSTSSMIQTTLDQFQSG; this comes from the coding sequence ATGGAACGTTTCATACTTCATGTTGATATGGACAGTTTTTACGCTTCGGTCGAGCAGCGTGAACATCCTTCGTATAAAGGACAACCTGTGGTGGTGGGGTCAGACCCTCAAGGCGGCCATGGCAGGGGTGTGGTAAGTACCTGTTCCTATGAAGCCCGCGCGTTCGGGATACATTCGGGTATGCCCATATCCCGTGCATTTAAACTGTGCCCTGATGCCGTGTTCGTGCCCGTGGACATGGCATTGTACAAGGAAGTGTCACACAGTATTATGGAACTGTTGCGCTCATGTGCGGACCGGTTCCAGCAGGTCAGTGTGGATGAAGCATATCTTGATATCAGTGAGAGCGCCTGCACTATGCAGGAGGCCGTGAACATTGCAGGCATCATCAAGACAATGATAAAGGAACAGAAAGGTCTGACCTGTTCTATTGGTATCGCTCCAAACAAGACTGCAGCAAAGATCGCTTCTGACCTGGATAAACCCGATGGCCTGACTATTGTCGAACCGGACAGGGTAGCCGAATTCCTTGAACCATTGGAGGTGCGCAGACTTCCGGGTATCGGCAGTAAGAACGATGAGATACTGGCGGGAATGGATATCAGGACCATCGGGCAACTGGCCAGATGTGAACCGGACTTGCTGGTACGCATTTTCGGGAAATGGGGTGCCAGGATGCACCAGCTGGCGCAAGGCATTGATGAGAGCGAGGTTGCTGAAGGGGCCGGGTCAAAGTCAGTGAGCAAAGAGCATACCTTCCAGGTGGATACTTCGGATGCAGAGGAATTATATGCTTCACTGGACAGCATTGCCGAACGGGTACACAGGGCTTTGATACGACAAGGTTTTTCGTTCAGGACTGTTAGTGTGAAAATACGGCAGGAGGATTTTACCACCTTTACCAGGGCACGGACACTGGATATCTATACTCGTGACCCTGACATTATAAAACAGGAGTCACGGGAACTCTCTTGTGAATTCTTTGATGGCAGAAAGATACGGCTGCTTGGAATAAAACTATCGAACCTGAGTACCAGTAGCATGATCCAGACCACGCTGGACCAATTCCAATCCGGTTGA
- the pdxS gene encoding pyridoxal 5'-phosphate synthase lyase subunit PdxS, which yields MELEKLRHGTELLKRGFAKMQKGGVIMDVTTPEEAHIAEDAGAVAVMALHMVPSDIRKTGGVARMADPQIIAEIIDAVTIPVMAKARIGHFVEAEILESLGADMIDESEVLTPADVKYHIDKRNFTIPFVCGARDLGEALRRIHEGAAMIRTKGEAGTGDVAEAVRHMRQINEQVGKLKGLDLQEMERVAREIEAPIDLVLETAGMQRLPVVNFAAGGIATPADAALMMKLGADGIFVGSGIFKAEQPPIMASAIVEAVNNFDKPDVLAEISKGLGKQMKGISFSSIPEHEILQSRGW from the coding sequence ATGGAACTTGAAAAATTACGACATGGCACAGAATTATTAAAGCGTGGCTTTGCTAAAATGCAAAAAGGTGGGGTCATCATGGATGTAACCACGCCCGAAGAAGCCCATATTGCAGAAGATGCAGGGGCTGTTGCCGTGATGGCACTTCATATGGTCCCCTCAGATATACGAAAGACCGGTGGTGTGGCCCGGATGGCTGACCCGCAGATAATTGCTGAGATCATTGATGCTGTCACTATTCCCGTGATGGCCAAAGCGCGTATCGGTCATTTTGTGGAAGCCGAGATCCTTGAATCGCTGGGTGCTGATATGATAGATGAGTCAGAGGTACTGACACCAGCGGATGTTAAATACCATATTGATAAACGCAACTTTACCATTCCTTTCGTGTGCGGTGCCAGGGACCTTGGAGAAGCACTACGCAGGATACACGAAGGTGCGGCAATGATACGTACCAAGGGCGAGGCAGGCACCGGCGACGTTGCCGAAGCCGTGCGTCATATGCGCCAGATAAACGAGCAGGTGGGGAAGCTCAAAGGGCTTGATCTGCAGGAGATGGAGCGGGTGGCACGGGAGATTGAAGCTCCTATAGACCTGGTACTGGAGACTGCCGGAATGCAGCGCTTGCCTGTGGTGAACTTTGCAGCAGGAGGGATAGCCACGCCCGCAGATGCTGCACTTATGATGAAACTTGGTGCTGACGGGATATTCGTTGGCAGTGGTATCTTCAAGGCCGAGCAGCCACCCATTATGGCATCAGCGATTGTCGAGGCCGTAAATAATTTTGATAAACCTGATGTGCTGGCCGAGATATCAAAAGGTCTTGGCAAGCAGATGAAAGGTATCAGTTTTAGCAGTATACCCGAACATGAAATACTTCAGTCCCGCGGGTGGTAG
- a CDS encoding Lrp/AsnC family transcriptional regulator — protein sequence MDELDYSILKFLSMDGRVHSTHLAKELNVATSTIHKRIKNLESEGVIEKFTFIPDPSKIDLNLTTFIGINIDSSRRINIINKLKDVDDILEIHELLEPYDLFLKVRTFDINSLKNNVLHVINEIDGVLESSTLITTKRHKEESCNILTKGEVMV from the coding sequence ATGGACGAACTGGACTATTCTATTCTAAAATTTCTTTCTATGGACGGGCGGGTGCATAGTACACATCTCGCAAAAGAATTGAATGTAGCAACGTCAACCATCCATAAGCGCATAAAGAATCTTGAATCGGAAGGGGTGATTGAAAAATTTACCTTTATACCAGACCCATCTAAAATAGACCTTAACCTCACCACATTTATTGGAATTAATATTGATTCAAGCCGCAGGATCAACATAATCAACAAACTGAAAGATGTAGACGATATCCTTGAGATACATGAACTGCTTGAACCCTATGACCTGTTCCTGAAGGTCAGGACCTTTGATATCAATTCTCTTAAAAATAACGTGTTGCATGTCATAAATGAAATTGATGGAGTACTGGAGTCCAGTACTCTGATAACAACAAAACGACATAAAGAAGAATCATGTAATATCCTCACAAAGGGGGAAGTAATGGTATGA
- a CDS encoding pseudouridine synthase, with protein sequence MPDHLKRVRIIADFQFGRGAGKALFPDGSEFLLSRTKRVRQITFHGERIATVRARDGVLTLSMEGGARLHSFLKAPASRVVVMADAVPFVRNGKTAFARHVIEAGPDIRASDEVLVVDENDILLATGQAVLSAVEMQEFERGPAVDVRSGALNMKPFSEHQEP encoded by the coding sequence ATGCCGGATCATTTAAAACGGGTACGGATAATTGCAGATTTCCAGTTTGGCCGCGGGGCAGGAAAGGCGCTCTTCCCTGACGGGTCAGAGTTCCTGCTGTCCAGGACAAAAAGGGTCCGGCAAATTACCTTTCATGGAGAGCGTATTGCAACGGTCCGTGCCAGGGACGGGGTACTGACATTAAGCATGGAAGGAGGTGCCAGGCTTCACAGCTTTTTGAAGGCACCTGCATCAAGGGTTGTAGTGATGGCTGATGCAGTGCCGTTTGTACGGAACGGAAAAACTGCTTTTGCCAGGCATGTCATTGAAGCAGGCCCTGATATCAGGGCGAGTGACGAAGTTCTGGTAGTGGATGAAAATGATATCTTGCTGGCAACCGGGCAGGCAGTACTGAGTGCAGTTGAGATGCAGGAATTCGAAAGAGGTCCTGCAGTTGATGTGCGAAGCGGTGCACTGAACATGAAGCCGTTCTCTGAACATCAAGAGCCATAG
- a CDS encoding homoserine dehydrogenase: protein MKTVRLSITGFGAVGQGIARAIFQKTDSLADMGLKLVVVGISDRGGACVGPDGVDLKAAIRRKKETGSVATSDLTSLDVINDIDHDIVVDATPTNIDDGEPGLTYMLEAFRHGRHVVTSNKGPLALKYTMLYEEARKMGVQFKFEATVGGAMPIVNLAQDALAGNRVMSIEGILNGTCNYILSRMTEEGLSYEQVLGEAQELGIAETDPSYDVEGIDTACKLVILANAIFGMDVTYDDVDVTGITKITPESLSLAGAEGMLIKLIGEVRDGDDAIIKVVPKLVPKNHPLAVSGTLNVALLRTDMAGPICVKGKGAGSIETASAILSDIIAICKKEC, encoded by the coding sequence ATGAAAACAGTAAGACTATCCATTACCGGTTTCGGAGCTGTCGGGCAGGGCATAGCCAGGGCAATTTTTCAGAAAACGGATTCCCTGGCCGACATGGGTCTAAAACTGGTAGTGGTAGGCATTTCTGACAGGGGCGGGGCATGTGTCGGGCCGGATGGTGTGGACCTGAAAGCTGCTATCAGGCGAAAAAAAGAGACCGGTTCGGTTGCCACATCAGACCTCACATCCCTTGATGTGATTAACGATATTGACCATGATATTGTGGTGGATGCCACACCCACTAACATCGATGACGGAGAACCCGGTCTTACCTACATGCTGGAGGCGTTCAGGCATGGCCGTCATGTCGTGACCTCCAATAAAGGTCCTCTTGCACTCAAGTATACCATGCTGTATGAGGAGGCCCGGAAAATGGGTGTCCAGTTCAAGTTCGAAGCCACGGTGGGCGGCGCAATGCCTATCGTGAACCTTGCCCAGGATGCACTTGCAGGGAACAGGGTCATGAGCATAGAAGGTATCCTGAATGGTACCTGTAACTATATACTCAGCCGCATGACCGAAGAGGGACTCTCGTATGAACAGGTGTTGGGTGAGGCCCAGGAACTGGGAATTGCAGAAACCGACCCCTCCTATGACGTTGAGGGTATTGATACCGCCTGCAAACTGGTCATACTGGCAAATGCCATTTTTGGAATGGATGTAACATATGATGATGTTGACGTCACCGGTATAACCAAGATTACACCCGAATCCCTTTCACTGGCCGGTGCTGAAGGAATGCTGATAAAACTCATTGGTGAGGTACGGGACGGAGATGACGCAATTATCAAGGTTGTACCGAAACTGGTCCCGAAAAATCACCCGCTGGCAGTGAGCGGTACGCTCAACGTAGCACTGCTCAGGACCGATATGGCAGGTCCCATCTGCGTGAAAGGAAAGGGGGCAGGCTCTATAGAGACGGCCAGTGCCATTTTGAGCGACATCATCGCCATATGCAAAAAGGAATGTTAA
- a CDS encoding amino acid-binding protein: MIVSMDLELKDVPGQLVRALIPVSESGANIMSVIHHHEQRTPSGAIPVQVVFQLTSGRLDDIIDNLEQNDMRVVSVDKKYRLESVTLILIGHIVHSDMGDTINQIDSTGFAEVVNVSISMPGIDEPSSASLVISASGKAELTDAVNVLKRVAREKDLLVIEPIETDSYR; the protein is encoded by the coding sequence ATGATCGTTTCAATGGACCTTGAGTTGAAGGATGTGCCCGGACAGCTTGTACGGGCCCTGATACCGGTGTCAGAGTCCGGTGCCAATATAATGAGTGTCATCCATCACCACGAACAACGAACCCCCAGCGGTGCCATTCCGGTACAGGTCGTATTCCAGTTGACCAGTGGCAGGTTAGATGATATTATTGACAATCTGGAACAAAACGATATGCGTGTTGTCAGTGTGGATAAAAAATACCGGCTCGAGTCGGTGACCCTGATACTTATCGGGCATATTGTCCACAGTGATATGGGCGATACCATTAACCAGATCGACAGTACCGGATTCGCAGAAGTGGTGAATGTATCTATCTCAATGCCCGGTATCGATGAACCATCCTCTGCGTCTCTTGTGATCAGTGCTTCAGGGAAAGCAGAACTTACCGATGCTGTAAATGTTTTGAAACGCGTTGCCAGGGAAAAGGACCTGCTGGTAATAGAACCCATTGAAACGGATTCCTACAGGTGA